Proteins found in one Chlamydiota bacterium genomic segment:
- a CDS encoding PQQ-binding-like beta-propeller repeat protein, giving the protein TSAGVFSWVYETDNYVNSSPAVGTDGTVYIGSIDNTLYALHGQAPSVAPPVQVNFQPPDAFPPPDILIIDIGRGYDYRGRDWGW; this is encoded by the coding sequence GACCTCGGCGGGGGTCTTCTCGTGGGTCTACGAGACGGACAACTACGTCAACTCCTCACCGGCGGTCGGGACGGACGGGACCGTCTACATCGGATCGATAGACAACACCCTCTACGCCCTCCACGGCCAGGCGCCGTCGGTCGCGCCGCCGGTCCAGGTGAACTTCCAGCCGCCGGACGCCTTCCCGCCGCCGGACATCCTTATCATCGACATCGGCCGGGGCTACGACTACCGCGGCCGCGACTGGGGCTGGTAA
- a CDS encoding rhodanese-like domain-containing protein, producing the protein MKRHGSILLAVAVAAGGAGCAAGTRAGAFDRIAAAAAQKDGVREISYAQFIEIRNSGEEYVLLDVLDEESYREGHIDGASNLPVGKITKESAERMLKKDARVVVYCGSFLCTASTSAAKKLSALGYTVLDYKGGLKEWKEKGNALAR; encoded by the coding sequence ATGAAACGGCACGGATCGATCCTCCTCGCCGTCGCAGTCGCGGCGGGCGGCGCCGGGTGCGCGGCAGGGACGCGGGCGGGGGCCTTTGACCGTATCGCGGCCGCCGCGGCCCAGAAGGACGGAGTCAGGGAGATCAGCTACGCGCAGTTCATCGAGATCAGGAATTCGGGAGAGGAGTACGTGCTTCTCGACGTGCTCGACGAGGAGTCGTACCGCGAGGGGCATATCGACGGGGCGTCGAACCTTCCGGTGGGGAAGATCACGAAGGAGTCCGCGGAGAGGATGTTGAAAAAGGACGCGCGGGTCGTGGTCTATTGCGGGAGCTTCCTGTGCACGGCGAGCACCTCCGCGGCGAAGAAGCTCTCCGCGCTGGGGTATACTGTCCTCGACTACAAGGGCGGCCTCAAAGAGTGGAAAGAAAAAGGAAACGCACTCGCGAGGTGA
- a CDS encoding NYN domain-containing protein: protein MDARFAQEKRLAVLIDADNTSASVVEPLFAEIAKYGTASVKRIYGDWTSTSLQGWKKVLATFAIHPIQQFRNTVGKNATDSAMIIDAMDLLYAGRFEGFCLVSSDSDFTRLASRIREAGITVYGFGKRQTPASFVSACDKFIYFEILKRGGEKKDDEQAGGGQAVRKLKGPDAVKKDSRLMELVCGAIDAVADEDGWADLGRVGETISNQSPSFDSRNYGFGKLSTLVRAMGAFEMSPRPSGSDPHRKNILIRRK from the coding sequence ATGGACGCACGATTCGCGCAGGAAAAACGGCTCGCGGTGCTCATCGACGCGGACAACACCTCCGCCTCGGTCGTTGAACCGCTCTTTGCGGAGATCGCCAAGTACGGAACCGCCAGTGTCAAGCGCATCTACGGCGACTGGACCTCGACCAGCCTCCAGGGCTGGAAGAAGGTCCTGGCCACCTTCGCCATCCACCCGATCCAGCAGTTCCGCAACACCGTCGGGAAGAACGCGACCGACAGCGCGATGATCATCGACGCGATGGATCTGCTCTACGCGGGAAGGTTCGAGGGGTTTTGCCTCGTCTCGAGCGACAGCGACTTCACCCGCCTCGCCTCGCGCATCCGCGAGGCGGGGATCACGGTCTACGGCTTCGGCAAGCGCCAGACGCCCGCCTCGTTCGTCAGCGCCTGCGACAAGTTCATCTACTTCGAGATCCTGAAACGAGGGGGCGAGAAGAAGGACGACGAACAGGCCGGCGGCGGGCAGGCGGTCCGCAAGCTCAAAGGCCCGGACGCCGTGAAAAAGGACTCGAGGCTGATGGAGCTCGTCTGCGGGGCGATCGACGCCGTCGCCGATGAGGACGGGTGGGCCGACCTGGGGAGGGTGGGGGAGACGATCTCAAACCAGTCCCCGTCATTCGATTCGCGGAACTACGGCTTCGGCAAGCTGAGCACGCTGGTGAGGGCGATGGGGGCGTTCGAGATGAGCCCGCGTCCGTCGGGTTCCGATCCTCACCGCAAGAACATACTCATCCGGCGCAAATAA
- a CDS encoding S8 family serine peptidase — translation MAILPGRMRVAARLLPFITALLAAHAASGAPVIPEEIADAIFADGEAEFFVILKEQADLSAARRLARKEEKGRYVFETLRAKAESSQRKIRAWLDSRSVEYRPYWIKNMVLVTGDLEVLLDVAEHPDAAEIRPNRTANYIDLVRRGTGDAGDGSLAVEWNLTQIQADRVWDELGVTGSGIVVMGNDTGVQWDHPALKNHYRGWNGAAADHNYNWFDPGGRFPAAPGDNNDHGTHTMGTMVGDDGGGNRIGVAPGAKWIACKGCASNSCSDAHLLACFQFALAPTDLSGANPDPQKAPHVMNNSWGGSGGDDWCYSTIQTLVDAGIYMSFSAGNSGSKCSTHGSPGDYDIVTSTGAVSQGGSIASFSSRGPSKMTPVTPKPNVVAPGVNIRSSVPTNTYESGWNGTSMAAPHTSGLVALLWSADPSLIGDVAQTQRIIEQSAVPTEDGQCSAPAPPNAVYGWGEIDCYAAVQPRTVPTPTPIPTLVPTVTPTPTETPTPTVPPTPVPTLPSAENVLSSSLVTRGEILRGTFVLRESVKRPFRPYVVVVLPDGSMRDARTLGMTLNPLVWFMPALGAPFEYEILRARVPEGAPPGTYALVTAFFDSTVDVQSRWQAFLDVSAFFQVQ, via the coding sequence ATGGCTATTCTTCCAGGCCGCATGCGCGTCGCAGCGCGTCTCCTTCCCTTCATCACGGCGCTCCTCGCCGCACACGCCGCCTCCGGCGCACCCGTCATACCGGAGGAGATCGCCGACGCGATCTTCGCGGACGGCGAAGCGGAGTTCTTCGTGATCCTCAAGGAGCAGGCGGACCTCTCCGCGGCGCGGCGGCTCGCGCGGAAAGAGGAGAAGGGCCGCTACGTCTTCGAGACGCTGCGCGCCAAGGCGGAGAGCTCCCAGAGGAAAATCCGCGCCTGGCTGGACAGCCGCAGCGTCGAGTACCGCCCGTACTGGATCAAGAACATGGTGCTCGTAACCGGCGACCTCGAGGTGCTGCTGGACGTCGCGGAGCATCCGGACGCAGCGGAGATCAGGCCGAACAGGACGGCCAACTACATCGATCTCGTCCGGCGCGGAACCGGAGACGCGGGGGACGGGTCCCTGGCGGTCGAGTGGAATCTGACGCAGATACAGGCCGACCGGGTCTGGGACGAGCTGGGGGTGACGGGGAGCGGCATCGTGGTGATGGGCAACGACACGGGGGTCCAGTGGGACCATCCCGCCCTGAAGAACCATTACCGAGGGTGGAACGGCGCCGCGGCGGACCACAACTACAACTGGTTTGATCCAGGCGGGCGCTTTCCCGCGGCGCCGGGCGATAACAACGATCACGGGACGCACACGATGGGCACAATGGTGGGCGACGACGGGGGGGGGAACAGGATCGGGGTGGCTCCGGGCGCGAAATGGATCGCCTGCAAGGGGTGTGCGTCCAATTCATGTTCGGATGCGCACCTTCTCGCCTGTTTCCAGTTCGCCCTTGCGCCCACCGATCTCTCCGGGGCGAACCCGGACCCGCAAAAGGCGCCGCACGTGATGAACAACTCCTGGGGCGGATCCGGCGGGGACGACTGGTGCTACTCGACGATCCAAACGCTTGTCGACGCGGGCATCTACATGTCGTTCTCCGCGGGCAACAGCGGATCCAAATGTTCCACGCACGGGTCCCCGGGCGACTATGACATCGTCACGAGCACCGGCGCGGTCTCGCAGGGCGGCTCCATCGCCTCCTTCTCCAGCCGCGGGCCTTCCAAGATGACCCCCGTCACGCCGAAGCCCAACGTGGTGGCCCCCGGCGTCAACATCCGCTCCTCGGTTCCCACCAATACGTACGAGAGCGGCTGGAATGGGACCTCGATGGCGGCGCCGCACACCTCGGGCCTCGTGGCGCTTCTATGGTCGGCGGACCCGAGTCTCATCGGCGATGTCGCGCAGACACAACGTATCATCGAGCAGTCCGCGGTCCCCACCGAGGACGGTCAATGTTCGGCCCCGGCGCCGCCGAACGCCGTGTACGGATGGGGCGAGATCGACTGCTACGCCGCGGTCCAGCCGCGTACCGTTCCCACGCCGACGCCGATTCCCACCCTGGTGCCGACGGTGACCCCGACGCCGACGGAGACCCCGACGCCGACGGTCCCCCCGACGCCCGTGCCGACGCTCCCTTCCGCCGAGAATGTTCTCAGTTCGTCGCTGGTGACGCGCGGGGAGATCCTCCGGGGGACGTTTGTGCTTCGTGAATCGGTGAAGAGGCCGTTCCGGCCGTATGTGGTCGTCGTGCTTCCCGACGGCTCGATGCGCGATGCCCGGACGCTCGGCATGACCCTCAACCCGCTGGTCTGGTTCATGCCGGCCCTCGGGGCGCCGTTCGAGTACGAAATCCTCCGCGCGAGGGTCCCGGAGGGGGCACCGCCGGGCACCTACGCGCTGGTGACCGCGTTTTTCGACAGCACCGTCGACGTGCAGTCGCGGTGGCAGGCGTTTCTCGACGTGAGCGCATTCTTCCAGGTGCAGTAG
- a CDS encoding flippase-like domain-containing protein, translated as MANNVLPARSGEVIRAVLIGKKHGVSIGTVLATVVLERVSDALCVMGTVGERVAVRQQIRERGEEEDLERPGAAACGDRSRGGWPRRAQRPGCRVSAVSPPV; from the coding sequence ATGGCCAACAACGTCCTGCCCGCCCGAAGCGGCGAGGTCATCCGCGCCGTGCTCATCGGGAAGAAGCACGGCGTGAGCATTGGCACGGTGCTCGCCACGGTGGTGCTCGAACGGGTGTCCGACGCCCTGTGCGTGATGGGGACAGTAGGAGAGCGGGTCGCGGTCCGCCAGCAGATCCGCGAGCGTGGGGAGGAAGAGGATCTTGAACGTCCCGGGGCCGCTGCCTGCGGCGATCGGTCCCGGGGGGGATGGCCCCGGCGCGCGCAACGACCGGGGTGCCGTGTATCCGCGGTATCCCCGCCCGTCTGA
- a CDS encoding response regulator transcription factor, with protein MRTKRMRERRRTSAVRRVLLAEDHALVRKGVRDLIEERAGYSVVGEAIDGVEAIELAKKLRPDILIMDIGLPRMNGLNACRHIRELHPALKVIILSMYADREYVAEAVRQGVSGYLLKDGAADEILCAMDAVSAGKRYLSPALSDVVAEVILAARPAKVIEGWENLTKKEKLILTLISEGTGRSEIAKRMHISPETVKTHRRNILTKLKLRSTADLAALAVKEFTLKPA; from the coding sequence ATGAGGACGAAACGGATGAGGGAGCGGCGGCGCACCTCTGCGGTGAGGAGGGTGCTCCTCGCGGAAGACCATGCCCTGGTCAGGAAGGGGGTGCGCGACCTGATCGAGGAGCGCGCGGGATACTCGGTGGTGGGCGAGGCGATCGACGGCGTCGAGGCGATCGAACTGGCGAAGAAGCTGCGCCCCGACATCCTGATAATGGACATCGGGCTCCCGAGAATGAACGGGCTGAACGCCTGCCGGCACATCCGGGAGTTGCACCCCGCCTTGAAGGTGATCATCCTTTCGATGTACGCGGACCGTGAGTACGTGGCGGAGGCGGTCCGGCAGGGCGTGTCGGGGTACCTGCTCAAGGACGGGGCCGCGGATGAGATCCTGTGCGCGATGGACGCAGTGTCGGCGGGGAAACGGTACCTGAGCCCCGCGCTCTCGGACGTGGTGGCCGAGGTGATCTTGGCGGCGCGGCCGGCGAAGGTGATCGAGGGGTGGGAGAACCTGACAAAGAAGGAGAAACTCATCCTGACCTTAATCTCGGAAGGAACGGGGAGGAGCGAGATCGCGAAGCGGATGCACATCAGCCCCGAGACCGTAAAGACACATCGGAGAAATATTCTGACCAAGCTGAAACTTCGCAGCACCGCGGATCTGGCGGCGCTGGCGGTGAAAGAATTCACCCTGAAGCCGGCATAG
- a CDS encoding ComEA family DNA-binding protein, producing MHESWHQMCLSLGASGDVFALTLHIRKESEMRKMMMMVLVGCAFLAMAGQTQVYAAGKVNINTASKRKLERLPGIGRDLAVRIIEHRKEFGPFDNLAELKNVPGIGERRIEVLKDEVTFGSLAEKRL from the coding sequence ATGCACGAATCTTGGCATCAAATGTGCTTATCATTGGGTGCATCAGGCGATGTATTTGCTTTGACGCTCCATATTAGAAAGGAGAGCGAAATGAGAAAGATGATGATGATGGTGCTGGTTGGATGCGCGTTCCTGGCGATGGCCGGTCAAACGCAGGTGTACGCTGCTGGGAAAGTGAACATCAACACCGCATCAAAGCGCAAGCTGGAACGGCTGCCGGGTATCGGCAGAGATCTTGCGGTGAGGATCATAGAGCACCGCAAGGAGTTCGGTCCGTTCGACAATCTTGCCGAGCTCAAGAATGTCCCCGGCATCGGCGAGAGGCGCATCGAGGTGCTCAAGGACGAGGTGACGTTCGGGAGTCTGGCGGAGAAGAGGCTCTGA
- a CDS encoding MBL fold metallo-hydrolase encodes MTRRGGYGRRRALMCAAVLALTCRGGIAQEQAAATAAAPLSPAPSGTLAVYFLDVDQGDSTVITTPAGKTILIDGGRGGSGYKRKDKGRTVIIPFLKKKGIKKLDYVVMTHADEDHIGGLVTVVTETKPDSPWPIEIVEFIDPGQAHTTYLYKELLAAVMSRPDIGYRNLLSGEKLDLGEGVTAEVLSPSTVEGKGSNAASIVLKVTYGAVSFLLTGDAEKTAERNMLETCGDKLRSTVLKAGHHGSNASSTEAFVKAVKPEVVLISVGQKNKFHLPDEEALGRLQATGAKIYRTDYQGTIVIKTDGKEYGVTTERELPPPDKRWDFVPVLTEDQKLDINSASAAELQTLPKIGKALAQRIIDRRPYKSVDELRRVPGIGVKILERLRPLVTARPPAETAPRKAADAEVAPAAPPTASRPPDEAAKVNVDAASIE; translated from the coding sequence ATGACGAGACGCGGCGGATACGGCAGACGGCGGGCGCTTATGTGCGCGGCTGTACTGGCACTGACCTGCCGGGGGGGGATCGCACAGGAACAGGCGGCAGCGACGGCGGCCGCGCCGCTCTCCCCCGCACCCTCGGGCACCCTCGCCGTGTACTTCCTCGACGTCGACCAGGGGGATTCCACCGTCATCACGACCCCCGCAGGCAAGACGATCCTGATCGACGGGGGCCGCGGCGGCTCCGGCTACAAGAGAAAGGACAAGGGCAGAACCGTGATCATCCCCTTCCTGAAAAAGAAGGGGATCAAGAAGCTCGACTACGTGGTCATGACGCACGCCGATGAGGACCATATCGGCGGTCTCGTCACCGTGGTCACCGAGACGAAGCCGGACAGCCCCTGGCCGATCGAGATCGTCGAGTTCATCGATCCCGGGCAGGCCCACACGACCTACCTCTACAAGGAGCTCCTCGCGGCGGTGATGAGCCGCCCGGATATCGGGTACCGGAACCTTCTGAGCGGGGAAAAACTCGACCTCGGCGAGGGCGTGACCGCCGAGGTGCTGAGTCCCTCCACCGTCGAGGGGAAAGGCTCCAACGCGGCCAGCATCGTGCTGAAGGTCACCTACGGCGCCGTTTCGTTCCTCCTGACGGGCGACGCGGAGAAAACCGCGGAAAGGAATATGCTCGAGACCTGCGGGGACAAGCTCAGGTCGACGGTTCTCAAGGCCGGGCACCACGGCTCCAACGCCTCCTCCACCGAGGCGTTCGTGAAGGCGGTGAAACCCGAGGTGGTGCTGATCAGCGTCGGGCAGAAGAACAAGTTCCACCTCCCCGACGAGGAGGCGCTCGGACGGCTGCAGGCGACGGGGGCGAAGATCTACCGGACGGACTACCAGGGCACCATCGTCATCAAGACGGACGGCAAAGAATACGGCGTCACGACCGAGCGCGAGTTGCCGCCCCCCGACAAGCGGTGGGACTTCGTCCCGGTGTTGACCGAGGACCAGAAGTTGGATATCAACAGCGCCTCCGCGGCAGAACTGCAAACGCTCCCCAAGATCGGAAAGGCGCTCGCACAGCGGATCATCGATCGGCGCCCCTACAAGAGCGTCGACGAACTCCGCAGGGTCCCGGGGATCGGCGTCAAGATCCTCGAGCGGCTGCGCCCCCTCGTCACGGCACGGCCTCCCGCCGAAACGGCCCCGCGGAAGGCTGCCGATGCCGAAGTTGCTCCCGCCGCGCCGCCGACTGCAAGCCGGCCGCCGGACGAAGCGGCCAAGGTGAACGTCGACGCCGCCTCGATCGAGTAA
- a CDS encoding PAS domain S-box protein produces MRRHARRAADRELAHRYRSLVEQMQVGIAIVRLRPLRFLFANRAFLRMSGYRARELTSLGPKEAARCFHPEDRAAVLDYLGKRIAGREASLLNGWRIVRKDGGICHAEISSRSVRYEGRPAVQATFIDWTRRWANERRLQLLSQAAEQVEEGVGVIDLHGKIVYANPAVAVMHGRAPGSLAGKPSAVLHSRKQIAAVRAAFAQARSTGRYSGELWHARRDGTAFPCFVQTTVLRDEKGGEIGFVASCRDITDAKNAADELARLREEKALILDSISESISYNDRRSRIVWANLAAARRAGMMPRDLLGRRCYEVWHGRGRPCPRCPALVAIRTGKPAWGESAVRDGRRHLVGVFPVRDSEGRISGSVVVAIEAGTEVGAEELHNLRSFSKMLIDLQEEERKRMALELHDQVGQRLAALRFHLRRIGKRCAEGDCAAPAEFTEAYALIDATLGDVRAISRRLRPPTLDILGLVPSLSQLVESLSLQSGIPVRLRSRNVRGKMDARIEIALYRVAQEALTNALRYSECTRIDISLRKIRRTLTLRIVDDGKGFGPLRANRVTGLGLTGMRERIEGVGGSFAVRSVPAAGTRIEARVPLPLCAPRARRKGGSG; encoded by the coding sequence ATGAGAAGGCATGCACGCCGCGCGGCGGATCGTGAACTGGCGCATCGGTACCGGTCGCTCGTGGAGCAGATGCAGGTCGGGATCGCGATAGTGCGGCTCCGCCCGCTGCGCTTCTTGTTCGCCAACAGGGCGTTCCTGCGGATGAGCGGCTATCGTGCGCGGGAACTGACCTCCCTGGGACCCAAAGAAGCGGCGCGGTGCTTCCATCCCGAGGACCGCGCGGCCGTGCTCGATTACCTGGGGAAACGCATCGCGGGGAGGGAAGCGTCGCTCTTAAACGGTTGGAGGATCGTGCGGAAAGACGGCGGTATCTGCCACGCGGAGATCTCATCGAGGAGTGTGCGCTACGAGGGCAGGCCCGCGGTGCAGGCCACCTTCATCGATTGGACACGGCGCTGGGCGAACGAGAGGAGACTGCAGTTGCTCTCGCAAGCCGCGGAGCAGGTCGAGGAGGGCGTCGGCGTGATCGATCTCCACGGAAAGATCGTATACGCCAACCCCGCCGTCGCGGTGATGCACGGCCGCGCGCCCGGGTCGCTGGCCGGCAAACCGTCCGCCGTGTTACACAGCCGGAAACAGATTGCCGCGGTGCGGGCCGCGTTCGCGCAGGCGAGGTCCACGGGGCGTTATTCCGGAGAACTCTGGCACGCACGGCGGGACGGCACCGCGTTCCCCTGTTTTGTGCAGACAACCGTTCTGCGCGATGAAAAGGGCGGGGAGATCGGATTCGTCGCCAGCTGCCGAGATATCACCGACGCAAAGAATGCGGCGGACGAGCTCGCGCGTTTGCGCGAGGAGAAGGCGCTGATCCTCGACAGCATCTCGGAGTCGATCTCGTACAACGACAGACGATCACGGATCGTTTGGGCGAACTTGGCCGCGGCCAGGCGGGCGGGGATGATGCCCCGGGACCTACTTGGGCGGCGCTGTTACGAGGTCTGGCACGGCCGCGGCCGTCCGTGTCCCCGGTGCCCCGCCCTTGTGGCGATCCGGACAGGCAAGCCGGCGTGGGGGGAATCCGCTGTCAGGGACGGGCGCCGCCATCTCGTCGGCGTCTTCCCGGTCAGGGACTCCGAGGGGAGGATATCGGGGAGCGTCGTGGTGGCGATCGAGGCGGGCACGGAGGTCGGGGCCGAGGAGTTGCACAACCTGCGGAGCTTCTCGAAGATGCTGATCGATCTCCAGGAGGAGGAGCGCAAGCGGATGGCGCTCGAACTGCACGACCAGGTGGGGCAGCGACTTGCGGCCCTGAGGTTCCATCTCCGGCGGATCGGGAAGAGGTGCGCGGAGGGGGACTGCGCCGCGCCGGCCGAATTCACCGAGGCCTATGCCCTCATCGATGCCACGCTGGGCGACGTGAGGGCCATCTCCCGGCGGCTGCGCCCGCCCACCCTCGACATCCTCGGCCTCGTCCCCTCCCTGTCGCAGCTCGTCGAGTCGCTCTCCCTGCAGAGCGGCATACCCGTCCGCCTGCGTTCCCGAAACGTCCGCGGCAAGATGGACGCGAGGATAGAGATCGCGCTGTACCGCGTTGCGCAGGAGGCGCTGACCAACGCGTTGAGATATTCGGAGTGCACCCGCATCGATATCTCCCTCCGCAAGATCCGGCGCACCCTGACGCTCCGGATCGTCGATGACGGAAAGGGGTTCGGGCCGCTTCGGGCGAACAGGGTGACGGGTCTCGGTTTGACCGGGATGCGCGAGAGGATCGAGGGGGTGGGGGGCTCGTTCGCGGTCAGGTCCGTCCCCGCCGCGGGGACGCGGATCGAGGCGCGCGTGCCTCTGCCGCTCTGCGCGCCGCGCGCGCGACGGAAGGGGGGAAGCGGATGA
- a CDS encoding SagB/ThcOx family dehydrogenase codes for MTEGIGERFQRETKYRPGGLGGGATGEEPPPPYKEYPHAAVLPLPEPDSGGRMSLDSALRKRRSVRAFAQQPLSLGQLSYLLWASTGIQRREGSHMFRTAPSAGALYPIETYLTVNRVEGVRPGVYHYAVGRHALEELRFGRFGAETARAALGQEMCAAAAAVFIWAAVFSRARWRYGQRAYRYVYLDAGHIAENLALAAAALGLGSCQIGALFDDEMNALLGIDGTTESVLYMSAIGRSR; via the coding sequence ATGACCGAGGGCATCGGGGAGAGGTTCCAGCGGGAGACGAAATACCGTCCCGGCGGGCTGGGCGGCGGCGCGACGGGAGAGGAGCCGCCCCCGCCGTACAAGGAGTATCCCCACGCCGCGGTCCTGCCCCTTCCGGAACCCGATTCCGGCGGGCGGATGTCGCTCGACAGCGCCTTGCGAAAGAGGAGGAGCGTCCGCGCATTCGCGCAGCAGCCGCTCTCCCTCGGGCAGCTCTCCTACCTCCTCTGGGCCTCGACCGGCATACAGCGCCGCGAGGGAAGCCATATGTTCCGCACCGCTCCCTCGGCGGGCGCCCTGTACCCGATCGAAACGTACCTCACGGTGAACCGGGTGGAGGGCGTGCGCCCGGGGGTGTATCATTACGCCGTCGGGCGGCACGCGCTCGAGGAGCTCCGCTTCGGGCGTTTCGGGGCGGAGACGGCGCGGGCCGCGCTTGGCCAGGAGATGTGCGCCGCCGCCGCCGCGGTCTTTATCTGGGCCGCGGTCTTCTCCCGCGCGCGGTGGAGATACGGGCAGCGCGCCTATCGCTACGTCTACCTCGACGCGGGGCATATCGCGGAGAATCTCGCACTCGCTGCCGCGGCGCTCGGCCTCGGAAGCTGCCAGATCGGGGCGCTGTTCGACGACGAGATGAACGCCCTGCTGGGGATCGACGGGACGACGGAGAGCGTCCTCTACATGAGCGCGATCGGCCGGTCGCGGTAG
- a CDS encoding sigma 54-interacting transcriptional regulator, producing the protein MKQQYVVNKLFSLLQAAQEVSSTRDKTKLLEAIVCSATKVVECRNSCLMLLRPETDELVAFVVVGSDRNKMQEVRFKVGEGIAGWVAKHGEPVLSNDVQHDPRYSHKLDAITDIPLKSILCLPLKARDKVLGVLNIINKPDDGRFTEEDLHLAQAFAEQVSIAIENANLYDAMSKENKILREQLDMAPRLLKSFSPSMKAVIEMARRAAESDATVLLLGESGAGKEVVARAIHTWSDRSSRAFVALNCAALPEQLLESELFGHEQGAFTGAIRMKKGKVELANGGTLFLDEIGEMKLDLQTKFLRILQEHQFERVGGTQTISADLRVIAATNKDLREEVQRGAFREDLFFRLNVITLPIPPLRERREDIVYIANRFIERYCAEEGRSIPVITAAAKQALLGYAWPGNVRELENVLERAIVLGAKETIDADNLLLDISLVPSRQVAIDRPYRELVKEFKKGVIAEALRECGGNQSRAAAKLGVTQPYLSKLMKDLGLR; encoded by the coding sequence ATGAAGCAGCAGTACGTGGTGAACAAGTTGTTCTCTCTTCTCCAGGCGGCGCAGGAGGTCTCCTCCACAAGGGACAAGACCAAGCTTTTGGAGGCGATCGTCTGCTCCGCCACCAAGGTGGTGGAGTGCCGGAACTCCTGCCTGATGCTGCTTCGCCCCGAGACCGATGAGCTCGTCGCGTTCGTCGTGGTCGGGAGCGACAGGAACAAGATGCAGGAGGTGCGGTTCAAGGTCGGCGAGGGCATCGCGGGATGGGTCGCGAAGCACGGAGAGCCGGTCCTCTCCAACGATGTGCAGCACGATCCCCGCTACTCCCACAAGCTCGACGCGATTACCGACATCCCGCTCAAGTCGATCCTCTGCCTCCCGCTCAAGGCACGGGACAAGGTTCTCGGCGTACTCAACATCATCAACAAGCCGGATGACGGCCGTTTCACGGAGGAGGATCTCCATCTCGCGCAGGCGTTCGCCGAGCAGGTTTCCATCGCGATAGAGAACGCGAACCTCTACGACGCGATGTCGAAGGAGAACAAGATTCTCCGCGAACAGCTCGATATGGCCCCCCGCCTCCTCAAGAGCTTTTCCCCCTCGATGAAGGCCGTCATCGAGATGGCCCGGCGTGCGGCCGAAAGCGACGCCACCGTGCTCCTCCTCGGCGAGAGCGGCGCCGGCAAGGAGGTCGTCGCCCGTGCCATCCACACCTGGAGCGACCGCAGCAGCCGCGCCTTCGTGGCGTTGAACTGCGCCGCCCTCCCCGAGCAGCTCCTCGAGAGCGAGCTGTTCGGGCATGAGCAGGGCGCCTTCACCGGCGCGATCCGGATGAAGAAGGGCAAGGTCGAGCTGGCGAACGGCGGGACCCTCTTCCTCGACGAGATCGGCGAGATGAAGCTCGACCTCCAGACCAAGTTTCTGCGCATCCTCCAGGAGCATCAGTTCGAGCGGGTCGGCGGGACACAGACCATAAGCGCCGACCTTCGCGTCATCGCCGCGACGAACAAGGACCTCCGGGAGGAGGTGCAACGGGGCGCCTTCAGGGAGGACCTCTTCTTCCGGCTGAACGTCATCACCCTGCCGATCCCGCCCCTGAGGGAACGAAGGGAGGACATCGTCTACATCGCCAACCGGTTCATCGAGCGCTACTGCGCGGAGGAGGGACGCTCGATCCCCGTCATCACCGCCGCGGCGAAGCAGGCGCTCCTCGGGTACGCGTGGCCCGGCAACGTGCGGGAACTGGAGAACGTGCTCGAACGCGCCATCGTGCTCGGCGCGAAGGAGACGATCGACGCGGACAACCTGCTCCTCGACATCTCCCTCGTCCCGTCGCGGCAGGTAGCCATCGACCGCCCCTACCGCGAACTCGTGAAGGAGTTCAAGAAAGGCGTCATCGCGGAGGCGCTCCGCGAGTGCGGCGGAAACCAGTCGCGCGCGGCGGCGAAGCTCGGCGTCACGCAGCCGTACCTCTCCAAGCTAATGAAGGACCTCGGTCTCAGGTAG